From Humisphaera borealis, the proteins below share one genomic window:
- a CDS encoding sialidase family protein, producing the protein MSLASGMATVRPVACNNDMNLRVASGGAASIVLFAVISLSGVSRAAEPLPEWAAKQTDGGPVRIAVPAPKDAKFAHLAWPKAVRAADGSIVVAYLAGAYHGGGGSPAVSYSSDGGKTFSSPNILREFGPGKDFANSGNLGLAVADDGAIVLLAMAHTGNKANHIFGWRSADQGRTWQPVETPTLGPNKTGSVTSIVRVPGAGLMATGHYRKGSTPHEQGIWVATSVDSGKTWGEPTTVNDVDGGEPVLVHAPKAAPGGGNRLLIFIRSRTISAARQYIAVSDDMAKTWKTDESQIGVEKKGTLAHPFAMMNPSKDGELVILTAERPQPGRVWLWRGDPKSLEFKRERVVLEFPSIPDDKNTDYGYTWIVPTEKDRGLMFYYHGQTKGRSEIWVAEVSY; encoded by the coding sequence ATGTCGCTCGCCAGCGGTATGGCAACCGTTCGACCCGTGGCGTGTAACAACGACATGAACCTTCGAGTTGCATCGGGCGGGGCTGCATCGATCGTCCTGTTCGCAGTCATTTCCCTATCGGGTGTCTCTCGCGCGGCCGAGCCGCTTCCGGAATGGGCCGCCAAACAAACCGACGGCGGCCCCGTTCGCATTGCCGTCCCCGCGCCCAAGGACGCCAAGTTCGCCCATCTCGCCTGGCCGAAAGCCGTTCGCGCCGCCGACGGATCGATCGTGGTCGCCTATCTCGCGGGGGCGTATCACGGCGGCGGCGGATCGCCCGCCGTCAGCTATTCCTCCGATGGGGGCAAGACGTTCTCATCGCCGAACATCCTGCGGGAGTTCGGCCCCGGCAAAGACTTCGCCAACAGCGGCAACCTCGGCCTGGCCGTCGCCGACGACGGCGCGATCGTCCTGCTGGCGATGGCCCACACGGGAAACAAAGCCAACCACATCTTCGGCTGGCGATCGGCCGACCAGGGCCGAACCTGGCAGCCAGTCGAAACGCCCACCCTTGGACCCAACAAAACCGGCTCGGTCACGTCTATCGTCCGCGTCCCGGGCGCTGGACTGATGGCGACCGGCCACTACCGCAAGGGGAGCACACCGCACGAGCAAGGGATCTGGGTCGCGACATCCGTTGACAGCGGCAAGACATGGGGCGAACCCACCACTGTTAATGACGTCGACGGCGGGGAACCAGTCCTCGTTCATGCCCCCAAGGCCGCCCCGGGCGGCGGGAATCGGCTGCTCATTTTCATCCGCAGCCGAACGATCAGTGCCGCCCGACAGTACATCGCGGTCTCCGACGACATGGCCAAAACGTGGAAGACCGACGAATCGCAGATCGGCGTTGAAAAGAAGGGAACGCTCGCCCATCCGTTCGCGATGATGAACCCATCGAAAGACGGCGAACTGGTCATCCTGACCGCAGAGCGGCCTCAGCCCGGCCGCGTCTGGCTTTGGCGCGGCGATCCCAAGTCGCTGGAGTTCAAGCGGGAGCGCGTCGTACTGGAGTTCCCCAGCATCCCCGACGACAAGAACACCGACTACGGCTACACATGGATCGTGCCGACCGAGAAAGACCGCGGGCTGATGTTCTACTATCACGGTCAGACCAAGGGCCGCTCGGAGATATGGGTGGCCGAGGTCTCGTACTGA